The genomic window AAACCTGTTATTATTACAGAAACGGGTTGGCCAAGTAAGGGTGATAATACAAAAGAAGCAGAACCGTCTCAGGTGAATGCAATGAAGTATTTTATTGAAACTAATAATTGGGCGAATCAACAAGGAATAGACCTATTTTATTTCTCTTCATTTGATGAGTCTTGGAAAGTACATAATGAAGGTGATGTCGGGCAACGTTGGGGATTATGGGATAAAAACGAAAATTTAAAGTTTCACTAAGATTATGTCATATAGAAAAGAAAACATTATGGCGCTTTCTGGAATTCATCTAGAAGGTAAAACTACAAAAGGTCTTGAAAACACATTGCATAGAGTTCTAAAGGATGGCATGCATGGTATTTGTTTTAGTGCATATGAAGAAGGACAAAAAGCTGGTGATAAAATTAGTGAAGCACAAATTAGGAGACGCCTAGAAATTTTGAAGCCATATACAAATTGGGTTCGTACGTTTTCTTGTACTGATGGGAATGAACTTATACCAGAAATAGCTAAAGAATTAGGAATGAAAACTCTTGTTGGAGCTTGGCTAGGTAATGATGCTGAAATTAATAACAAAGAAATATTAGGGCTTATTAAACTTGCAAAACATGGTTTTGTAGACATTGCAGCAGTAGGAAATGAGGTGATGTATCGAGGTGATTTATCGGAAGATGGATTATTAAGTTTTATGTGGCAAGTTAAACAAGCTATTCCAGAAACTCCTATGGGCTATGTAGATTCTTATTATGAGTTTGCCGATCGCCCCAAGATAACCGAAGCGTGCGATGTTATTTTAGCTAATTGTTATCCTTATTGGGAAGGTTGTAGTTTAGAGTATTCTTTACTTTATATGAAAGATATGTTCAACATAGCTACCAAAGCAGCTAATGGCAAAAAAGTGATTATTACCGAAACAGGCTGGCCAAGTCAAGGCTTTGGATTGGAAGGCGCTAAACCTTCGCATGAAAATGCAATCAAGTATTTTATTAATAGTCAACAATGGTCTAAAGAAGATAATATTGATATGTTTTATTTTTCCTCTTTTGATGAATCATGGAAAGTAGGAACCGAAGGTGACGTTGGCGCATATTGGGGCTTATGGGATAAGAACGAAAAACCTAAATACTATAGAAAATCTATTGTTTTAGATAAAGTAAAATCCCTAGTAAAATTATAAGGTTATTTATTGTATTGCACTTCTTAAGGATAAAATTATTTTATCTTCTCTCAATTTAATTATTAATTTACATGGCTTGGTATTTATAATAAATGCTGCCTTATTCTGTTTGGTCTCGTAAATCTAAAAGGTTTATTCACAATTTTCAATAGTAAAGAATTGTAGGTAAAGTCTTTGTTTATAAATAATTACGTTAAATGCTTGGAATTTAGAAAGTAAAACACCACAACATTACCACAACATAGGTTAAAACAGGTTCTTAGTATTTGTTTTGATTTAGTATTCCTTCTCTTGCCTTTGTTTGAGGTAGAGCGCAAGATTTATTAAGAATTATTTAAAAAATACGGATTAATTTTACGATGTATGTTTTTTGTAGCCTATTAAAATGATAAATTAATAAATATTAGACGTTATTTTTACTAATAACTAATCTAAATAATTTATTATGAAAAAAATTACATTATTATTTATTGCATTAATGTTTTTTGCATTTGCGCAATCACAGAACATTGCACTTAGTGGAGCTGCAATAGGTTCTACAGAAAATCAAGCGGCAAGTAATGCCATCGATGGAGACCTTGGTACACGTTGGGAGTCTGCTACCGAAGACCCACAATGGATATCTATTGATTTGGGAGCTACCTATGATATTACCCAGGTTATTTTAAATTGGGAAGGAGCATTTGGAAGTGCCTATGAAATACAAATATCCGATGATTCGTTGTTTACTACATATACTACGGTATACACCGAAGCAGCTGGAGATGGTGGAGAGGATAATCTTAATGTTACGGGAGCAGGACGATATGTGAGAATGTATGGAACGGCAAGAGGTACTGTGTATGGCTATAGCTTATATGAGTTTGAAGTATATGGAGTAATTCCTGCAGGAACAGATGCTAGATTAAGTGATTTACAAGTAGATGCTGCTACAATAAGCGATTTCTCATCAGGTACAGAAGATTATGATTATAGTTTGCCAGAAGGAACAACAGTAGTTCCAACTATTACTTCTGCAACACCAATAGAAGGTACTGTTGTAATTACCCAAGCCGCTGGAATACCAGGAGATGCTACTGTGGTAGTTACTGCTACAGATGGAACCACTACAAAAACATATACGGTTTCTTTTTTTATAGCACCGCCAACAGCGCCAACAATAGATGCGCCTTCTCCAAGTCCTTTAGCTGCTGATGTAATTTCTATATACAGTGATGCTTATACCGGTGTTGCAACAGATTATAACCCAGGTTGGGATCAATCTGGTGCAGTAAATACAACATATGATCCAACAGGTGGAGGAACAAACTTTGCAATGGCGTATACAAATTTTAATTATCAAGGAACAATATTAACCCCTCAAGATGCTTCTGAAATGGAGTACTTACATGTTGATATTTGGACAGCAAACGCTACTGATGTAAAAGTAACACCTATCAATAATGGTACTGGTCCTAGTGAAGTTCTCGTTTCTCTACCGGTTATAAATGGGTCTTGGAGTAGTGTAGATTTACCTATTGCTAGTTTTACAGGAATGACGTGGG from Algibacter sp. L1A34 includes these protein-coding regions:
- a CDS encoding glycosyl hydrolase family 17 protein, whose protein sequence is MSYRKENIMALSGIHLEGKTTKGLENTLHRVLKDGMHGICFSAYEEGQKAGDKISEAQIRRRLEILKPYTNWVRTFSCTDGNELIPEIAKELGMKTLVGAWLGNDAEINNKEILGLIKLAKHGFVDIAAVGNEVMYRGDLSEDGLLSFMWQVKQAIPETPMGYVDSYYEFADRPKITEACDVILANCYPYWEGCSLEYSLLYMKDMFNIATKAANGKKVIITETGWPSQGFGLEGAKPSHENAIKYFINSQQWSKEDNIDMFYFSSFDESWKVGTEGDVGAYWGLWDKNEKPKYYRKSIVLDKVKSLVKL
- a CDS encoding discoidin domain-containing protein — its product is MKKITLLFIALMFFAFAQSQNIALSGAAIGSTENQAASNAIDGDLGTRWESATEDPQWISIDLGATYDITQVILNWEGAFGSAYEIQISDDSLFTTYTTVYTEAAGDGGEDNLNVTGAGRYVRMYGTARGTVYGYSLYEFEVYGVIPAGTDARLSDLQVDAATISDFSSGTEDYDYSLPEGTTVVPTITSATPIEGTVVITQAAGIPGDATVVVTATDGTTTKTYTVSFFIAPPTAPTIDAPSPSPLAADVISIYSDAYTGVATDYNPGWDQSGAVNTTYDPTGGGTNFAMAYTNFNYQGTILTPQDASEMEYLHVDIWTANATDVKVTPINNGTGPSEVLVSLPVINGSWSSVDLPIASFTGMTWDSVFQLKFDGQGGVSPSDIYLDNIYFWKAPVVPGTDADLSDLQVDGITISDFSSNTLDYTENVTSEIVIVPTVTVTTNDAGATAVVTPASQIPGTTSIVVTGADGITTKTYTVSFTVDTNTPCDGTSTDAQQGTFSNGGYSYKFETLGNGDVRMTFDLLEAGAVGIVAYAWKEDPFAETAMTVAETVATIDLSGYSIGEDISYAVKFAWADGGFGVTKYFTYTVGDACTLGIESVDVTAYSVFPNPTQNSWTIKTKSENISSIKVFDVLGKNVLSVAPNTTEATINGSNLKTGLYFAIIKTVKGTSSLKLLRN